One genomic window of Pedosphaera parvula Ellin514 includes the following:
- a CDS encoding TSUP family transporter → MGIMFEMSTQSFPLWTFPILFATGLIAGFVDSIAGGGGLITLPVWLSVGMPPQYALGTNKLQATFGSGSAAWHYTRAGIVSLRECSLGVFFTLIGAAAGTVLVQKLDPSFLKRFIPVLLLGIVAYIIFKPRIGDKDVHPRISNKPFYIIFGLVLGFYDGFFGPGAGSLWTMALMLGLGFNLTKATAYTKVMNLASNACSLIFFASAGHIYYLAGLSMGLGQLLGARVGSHMVVRKGTGFIRPIFISMVLAITIKLLYDSFHNFSSSKP, encoded by the coding sequence ATGGGCATCATGTTTGAAATGTCCACGCAATCCTTCCCCCTGTGGACTTTTCCCATCCTCTTTGCCACCGGGCTCATTGCAGGTTTTGTGGATTCCATCGCTGGTGGAGGAGGACTGATCACTCTTCCTGTCTGGCTCTCCGTTGGAATGCCTCCCCAGTACGCCTTGGGCACCAATAAGCTTCAGGCGACTTTCGGCTCCGGCAGCGCAGCCTGGCACTATACGCGCGCCGGGATTGTTTCCTTGAGGGAATGCAGCCTTGGCGTCTTTTTCACGCTGATTGGTGCTGCCGCTGGAACTGTGTTGGTTCAGAAACTCGACCCTTCATTTCTGAAACGTTTCATTCCCGTTTTACTGCTTGGAATTGTAGCTTACATCATTTTCAAACCCAGGATTGGTGACAAGGATGTCCATCCCCGCATATCCAACAAACCCTTCTACATCATTTTTGGCCTTGTGCTGGGCTTTTATGATGGATTTTTCGGTCCGGGCGCCGGCAGCCTATGGACCATGGCCCTAATGCTCGGACTTGGGTTTAATCTCACGAAAGCCACTGCTTACACCAAGGTGATGAACCTTGCCAGCAATGCGTGTTCCCTGATTTTCTTCGCTTCTGCCGGGCACATTTATTATCTCGCCGGTTTATCCATGGGACTTGGACAACTCCTCGGAGCTCGCGTTGGCTCTCACATGGTGGTAAGAAAAGGAACAGGATTTATTCGTCCTATTTTCATTTCCATGGTGTTGGCCATCACTATCAAGCTTCTCTATGACTCATTTCATAACTTTTCAAGTTCCAAGCCGTGA